The following are encoded in a window of Camarhynchus parvulus chromosome 1A, STF_HiC, whole genome shotgun sequence genomic DNA:
- the DUSP6 gene encoding dual specificity protein phosphatase 6: MLDTFRPVPFASEMAISKSVAWLNEQLEMGNDRLLLMDCRPQELYESSHIESAINVAIPGIMLRRLQKGNLPLRSLVASSEEDRERFARRCGTDTVVLYDEHSRDWNENTGGESVLGLLLKRLKDEGCKAFYLEGGFSKFQAEFALHCETNLDSSCSSSSPPLPVLGLGGLRISSDSSSDIESDIDRDPNSATDSDGSPLSNNQPSFPVEILPYLYLGCAKDSTNLDVLEEFGIKYILNVTPNLPNLFENAGEFKYKQIPISDHWSQNLSQFFPEAISFIDEARGKNCGVLVHCLAGISRSVTVTVAYLMQKLNLSMNDAYDIVKMKKSNISPNFNFMGQLLDFERTLGLSSPCDNRVPNQQLYFTTPSNQNVFQVDSLQST; the protein is encoded by the exons ATGCTAGATACGTTCAGACCCGTCCCTTTCGCGTCGGAAATGGCGATTAGTAAATCCGTGGCGTGGTTGAACgagcagctggagatgggcaACGACCGACTACTGCTGATGGACTGTCGGCCGCAGGAGTTGTACGAGTCGTCCCACATCGAGTCGGCCATCAATGTGGCCATCCCCGGCATCATGCTGCGGCGGCTGCAGAAGGGCAACCTGCCCCTGCGGTCCCTCGTCGCCAGCAGCGAGGAGGACCGCGAGCGCTTCGCCCGCCGGTGCGGCACCGACACCGTAGTGCTGTACGACGAGCACAGCCGCGACTGGAACGAGAACACGGGCGGCGAGtccgtgctggggctgctcctcaagCGCCTCAAAGATGAAGGCTGCAAGGCATTTTATCTGGAAG gTGGTTTTAGCAAGTTCCAGGCCGAGTTCGCCTTGCACTGTGAAACTAACCTAGACAGTTCGTGtagcagcagctctcctcctTTGCCAGTCCTGGGCTTGGGAGGCCTCCGAATCAGCTCCGATTCATCATCCGACATTGAATCTGACATTGACAGAGACCCCAATAGTGCCACCGACTCCGATGGCAGCCCTCTTTCCAACAACCAGCCTTCCTTTCCGGTGGAGATTTTACCCTACCTCTACTTAGGCTGTGCCAAGGACTCCACTAATTTGGATGTTTTAGAAGAGTTCGGCATTAAATACATCTTGAATGTTACTCCTAACCTGCCTAATCTCTTCGAAAACGCCGGTGAATTCAAGTACAAACAGATCCCGATCTCTGACCACTGGAGCCAAAATCTGTCTCAGTTCTTTCCTGAGGCCATCTCCTTTATAG ATGAAGCACGGGGGAAGAACTGCGGCGTCCTGGTGCATTGCTTAGCAGGGATCAGCCGCTCGGTCACAGTGACGGTGGCCTACCTCATGCAGAAGCTGAACTTGTCCATGAATGATGCCTATGATATTGTCAAGATGAAGAAGTCCAACATTTCACCCAACTTCAACTTCATGGGTCAGCTGCTGGACTTTGAGCGGACTCTGGGACTGAGCAGCCCCTGTGACAACCGAGTGCCGAACCAGCAGCTGTACTTCACCACCCCTTCCAACCAGAACGTCTTCCAGGTGGATTCCTTGCAGTCCACGTGA